TTTAGAAATGTATTAAAAGTtcaaagaaaaaagaaatgaaCGTGACTGACCAATAAGAGATCAGATAGCCCCTCAACACGGATTGGTTGTGACCTTGGTTGGGTATCTCCAGTTCCCAGCTGACCATACTCATTATTACCCCATGCCCACAAAATTCCATCATCTGTTAGTGCCAAATTATGGAATGCGCCTACCGCAATCACCCTCACTTTCTGAAGGCCTTGCACACGTACTGGTGTAGATATTTGCTTGCTGAAAATGACAGATGCTCAACAACAGATGCAAGGAGACAATAACAAATCAAATAAAACAAATTGAAGATTTTGGCATAAGGCACCATACATATCACCAGGAGGCCATGGCTGCCCCCATGTCCAGACGTGACCTTCTTGAGTCAAAACCACTGAGTGCGTCCCTCCAGCAGCTACCTAGAATTAGCAAATGAATAAGCAACCCAAAAGCTAATGAACGGAAATCATGCGTGCAGGAGATAAAGTTGCAGCGTCATATAAATTATCCCAGTTCCAGTTCCAGTCCAGGGGACAGGAATAATTCATACAGACATGAGACATTATAAAAGTTCGAGTTCCATCATATAAACTATCCCATATGTGGTTCGCAACCGAACTACTTCTTTGGCAACAAGGCATATGCCAAAGTGACAAGACGATCCACAATTTGTTGGATTCCCCACAAGCAGCGCACTGAACAAAAATTGCTAAAAGTTCCAAGAACATCCTCACTGGTGTTTACCACAACGCAGGAATCAAATTCCACTCACCTGGCGGACTTTGAGCTTGGGCGCGCACCGCTGTGGGGTCGGGATGTCCCTCCTGAGCGCCCTCGTCCCGTCCTCCTTCCTCTCAGGCTCCTCGCCGCACTGCCCGTACTCGTTCCCCCCTGCACCATCGACGCACATTGCATCAAACCAGCCATGAATCGGCCATGGACGGCGCCAGGAAGCGGGCCCGCTTACCCCAGGCGTACGCGCGGCCTTTGTCGTCCACCGCGAGGCAATGCCACCCACCAATCGCCGCCTGGAACCAACGAAACCCACAGGGAGAGCATGTCTCGTCAGCAGCGCAGGGACGCGAATCTCGCGGCTAGAGCGGAGCCGGGGCGCACCTGGACGATCCTGACGCCGGCGAGGGCGTCGACGGGGCCCGGGGAGCTCTCCGTCTTGGTCTCCGGCGGGTGCCCGAGCGTGCCGCGCTGGTTCCACCCCCACGTGAAGAGCTGGCGCGCGGCAAGAGGAACCCCAAAGCAAACACGGGTCAGAACTCAGAGCAGAGGCTCGCCAACAAATGAGCGAACAATAGGCAGCGGTCGGGAAGGGGACGGGACGCACGCGGCCGTCGTCGCAGATGGCGAGGGAGTTGCGGCTGCCGGCGACGACGGCGGTGACGTTGTAGGGCTCCAGCGCCTCCACGCAGTGGGCCCAGTCCTTCTCCTCGTTCCCGCCCATGCCCAGCTGCCCGTCCTCCCCGGAACCCCTGCAGGCACGAAAGAGAGAAATCAGCGGCGGCCGCACCCCGAGAGACGGACTGGGCTCCCCCGCGGCGGGAGCGAGCGCGAGCGCGATGGCGGGAGAGTGGGGCGCACCACGCGAGGACCGTGGtggcgcggggcgggggcgccATGTCggccgagctccgccgccgcgtcggGACCGCTCGGTGTCGGTGGGAGCGGAAGGGAATGGAGAGGGGCGAGCGACCGAGCGAGCAGCCGACGGCGCACGCGGTGGAGGTGGGTTTCCGTGCGCCGCGGCAGGGGCAGGTCTGGGGCCGGGATTTGGGGCTCTCCTGCCGCGGCCTGCCCGGGGCAACTGGGCAAGGGCTATCTTTTCGGGAGCGTGTCTGTCCGGGGGCGCCGTGCGTGTACGGCGGCGGGCCTGGGTTTTGGTGCTCGGCGCAAATAGGGTTTTGGGTTGGGGCGCAGGGTGAGGTGCGGTGAGGTGGACTCCACGGCTTGGTGAGTCACCCAAATGGCCAGATTGGTGCTGGTGACCGCAAAAGATTCTTTGGCCGCAGTGCCGCTATGCCATGCACTCACTGGTGGCGATGCAAAGGATGGACGCTAGTTTAGCTTGCGGTTGCAGTTGGTGGTGTGAGGTTTgagatgattttttttttgttggttATGGTATGGTAACGTGGAAGATGAATGCTATTAGAAGGGGGTTGGTACCTGGTACGGAAAAAAATGTGACTAGTCACGTTAAAGTTATGTCATTTTTGTTGAATGGGCTAACGAGGGCGGCGGTTATTGAATAAGTTTGTTGTATCCCTGTTGTCACTTTTATTAAAAGATGATGTAACGCTAGTTTGTAAGCTGTTTTTGGCTGGGTTGGATCCAAACGGGACCAAAACTAATATATAATTAAAGCTCTTCTAACTGGCTAAATAATAATTATCCAATTAGCTACCTAGCTGATTCCAGTTGATCGATTAGTTTGGTGGATTCAAACGGGGAATTTGTTATTTCTTATTTGCGGAGGTGGGACTGCTTAAAATATGCTTGGGCAGCAAAAAGGAAAAAGATGGCGAAGACGGGCCAAACCACTCGAAGGGTCTGTTTGGAACCGCTTAAAATCTGCTCACGGCCCGCTCAATGCACACAGGCTGATAGGCCCATGCAAAACCCAACAACCATATTTGTGCAATTGTGCCACCCTGGGTAGCTGAGAAGGCAAGCCCATCAGGTCAGCGGGCCGTATGGGCCCAAGTAAAGCCTACCCGACGCCACGTGAGCAGGTGCACGTCGCCCCCGTCGCCGTCCCCTTTTCCATGGTTCGGCATCCAACGGATATACGCCCAATCACTCCGTCCGCGCGGCCGACGACAGGAAGGTCGAGGAGAAAGAAATATCCCCCGTCCTGCCTCATCCGATCCCAGCGGTGCTTTCTTCTGTGTTTGCGTGGGATCTTCAGAGTCAGAGGTGGACGGGTCCGCCCTCGGTCGTGCTGGTGTTCAGAGGTCGAAGCGGAGTGGTGAAGTCCCGGTTGGTCTGTCGTTGCTGCAGGGCACAACACAAGCATTAGCAACGCATGCAGCTTGCCACTTTGACCTGGACGACGACTCGGCGCCGGCCAAGGACTCGATGGTTACGGCAGCGTTCTTGTCCTGATGATTGGCGGTCGCGAGTGGGTGCTGAGCGCCCTCCTGCAGCCGAGGGGAACGCATGCGCAGGGTACAACAGGTCGGTGTGAAGGTCGCTCATGCCGTACAAGTGGAATGTTTTCCAGTCGCCAACGGTGTACTCCGTGGTGTAGGTGTAGTGCGGTGCAGGCATGCAAGCGGGCGACGCACGGCGTTCGCTCGTTTCCCCCTGCGGCCTCGGCCCGGCCTGCCCGGCCTCCCGCAAGTGGATGAATCGGCAGCGCAAGCAGGCCGGACACAGCACATGGGCGCCATCGCGTAGGCCGTGGACCGGCCGGCTCGGCGCCCCTGGCCGTTTGCGCCGCCGATGCGTGGGAATACGATGCGGCCGCTCAGCttcccgccggccgccgtggtCGCGTCCGCTAACGCTTCGAGCGGGTGGATTGATGGCTCGGCGGTCACTgttgtgctgctgctgctacctcCTCATCCAGTTGAGGCACGGCACTGTACTGGACAGTACTCAGCGCCTCCAGTCTCCGGGCTTGGAGACCGTCGGATCGGGAGCCCGACGGCTGGGATGAGCCGGAGAGGCGATGCTTCTAGAGCGAAAGCGAGTGGAATACGTCACGTGCGGCGCGGTGAACCTGCCCACCCAGTCAACCAAACGAAGCCTCGCGGCGTCGCCCTCGCCCGCTCTCTCTCGCAGCTCCCGAGAGGAGCCGGGTCAGACCAGACCGGAAGCCATCCCCCCACCCCGCCTCGCTCGCTCCTCCCGCGGGGCCCACCGCGTGGCgccctccgccaccgcctcgtctacccgcgcgcgccgcgccaCCTGACCAGCGGGGCCACGGACCTCTGGGCCCGCCTGGCGGTGCCCCGCGGCGGCCTAGGCGCGCGTGGGGACGGGACGGGGGCAGCGTTAAATAGTTTTGGCCGTTGCGGGGATGGGATGGAaaggcggtggcggccgggggGTGGGTGAGCTGGATCCAGCTCCGACGGCGGCGACTTTGTCGCCGGGTGGCGTGATGATTACGacgccggccgcggccggcccGAGCAGGGCGCGTCCCCCACCCTTTTTCCTCTCGTCGTGCGGGCAATTTCCGTTTTCATTTTATTTTATCATTCTAATAAAATCAAAAATGGGGTTTTACGTTTTTGCCCCGAGCGCATCGATCCATCCGGCCGGCGGGCGGGGCTGAGCGAGATCCCCTGCGCCGCGCGACTCCGCTGGCCCCGTGTGGTGAGCCCGCGGCTGGAATTTGGTAGCAGGCTGTGACGACCAACGGCTAAATGGGAGTACGGGACCGTGGATTCGACGCGTAGACGATCTCCCTTCGTGCACTTCGCAAaagcagaagaaaaaaaatgaggGAAGGAGGACAAGATAATCGCTCTGCTTAATGCCAGCGTCAAGGTGAGGCGAATCGGGTGATCGTGCCGCGCCACTAACTCGTGTGGTAGTACGACTTTTTTAACTAGTAATAATGGCTGTCATCGCGTGACGACGTCATCTGTGTATCCGGAACAATTCAGTCACGATGAAACTGTGCAGCGGATCTTTGCGGATTTGGCTGCGATTCCCTTTTGGAATCGACCGTTAGATTTCCGAGAAATCCATCAAGTTTCAGCCTCGCTAGTCGGTGCGACTCTGCGTCGAGCTCCCATCGAATGTTTGATTActaattaaaaatattaaatatagattaattataaaatcaaTTGCACATATGGAGTTTAATTTAAGAGACGAATTTATTAagtataattaatttataatttgataatatgttgctacagtaaacatatggTAACGATgtattaattagatttaatagattggTCTCGCGATTTGATCATCATTATAATTACCTCATGTTTAGTCCTCCTAATTAAGTAAGATTCGACATGACAAGCACCGAACTTTAGTTCATGGAACTAAACACCTCCTTATTAAGCATTTTTTTAAGTCGGCGATCTGTATTGATGGGTCGAGCTTGTTTGCGGTGTTtgcctctttcttttcctttttctggTTCTTCTCGTATGACTTCTTTTTCTTCCTTAATTTTAATTTTAGGAACGAGACTATTCTATGCAATATGTTTGGTTGGAGAGATGGAGCCGTTCCATTTCATATTTGGTTGGAGATATAAGAATAGATCTATCATCATTCCGTTAAGCACCATTACGTGGGACCTATCTACCATCATCCAatcctctcccttcctctctcccaCTATAGCAACTCGAGCTCCTCGGCCATGGCTctgcccgcgccgcccgaggtCCTCCGACGGCCGCTATTCGCCTGCGCCGCCCGAGCTCTGCCCGCCGCCACGCTCCACCCGAGCTCTGCCTGTGGCTGGCCTCCGCCCACGCTCCGCCGGCGGCCACGCACCGCCCGAGCTCAGGGGGAGCAGAGGATCGTGAGGAGAAGGACGGCGCCGGGAGGAAGCGCGCCAGGAGGTAACAAAGTTGAACGGGAGCGAACTCGTTCAGTGGTTTTTGCGGAACAAGCTCATCCCGCATATTGAGCGAATATTCGCTCGTGGAGATGGCTCCGTTCACATGTTCGCAAACCAAATGCAGGATGGAGCGGCTCCATCCCGTtcggctccccaaccaaacggaacctaAAGAAACGGGAACGCTACGGTAGCGCGAGTTCATAATTGTACCACGTTCAATAAGGATCTCATGTAAGCAGATAATCGTTACCACTAAATGCGCAGTGCAGCGGAAGATGAGTTGGAGTAGACTTGATCCAACGTAGTTGCGCGTCGGTGTAGAGAAAGTAGTCGATCTCGTCCCACGAGCCGATCTCCTCGTCTTCACCCTAGCAACAGCCTTGCGCCGCCTGTAGCTGATGAGGAACAACAACAGTGCCTCCACGGAGTCCACATGTACAGGGATGGAACGCCGAGTGCTGGTGCGTTAGAACTGCGCACACGGTGAGGTTTCAGGCGTCGAGAGAAGGGGAGGTGTGGCCAGGGTTTGGGCACGGTTGAATGTCCGCCCCTAGCCCCCACCTTTTATAATTATAGAGTACCTTAATGGGCTTCCAGATCGTAGCCCCATTAGTAACCCTTATCTCTATGAATCAATATCTGATGGCCCTTAATCCAAATTGCTCTTAATCCGAATTGTTATTATTGGCTCGTGGGCACATCACCGACAGAAACATGCTCACGTCAAGTTCCTCACCTCTCATGTAGCCAGCGTGGCATCTAGCGCTTGTCTCCGAGGATTTCTATCTTCTTCTCTAACAAGTAAAAACCTCCATTCTTTGCGGTGGTGATCGAATCTGGCAGGAGCAGTGCTGATTTTGGACTTGCAAAGGGGAAAGACAACAGGGGCGAAGCCAGGCCACAAGCTCACCGGGGTCATGTGTATCAAATGATGGGTCATCAAGCACTATTAACAAATATTAACAGTGATTTTCGTTGCATGTTACAAAATTCGTTGGGGCCGGCGGACCCGGTGAGAAGCTGCAGCTCCGCCCCTGTTTCGGTTGAAATATTTGTTGGCATTATTTTGTTTCCATTTCCTTCCTTTCTCGATGCAAAGGAATTAGAGTGAATAGAAGTAGCAGAAGAGAGGTGAAAACGGAACTGATGACAAGGTGAAAGGTTTTGAGTGAAGGTGGCCATAGCTCAAGGCCCTATGACCTATCATCCTTCAGGTGAGAAGATGAAAGGTTTCGAGCCCGAAGGTGGCCATGGCTCGAGGCCTTGCCATCCTCAGACCATTTTGGTGAAGCCAAGCTACCATGTATGTCGATGAATTGGAGCACAATATTTCAAACGAGGCTACTGAAATTCTCTGGCTAGATATctgttgtggtggtgtttaTAGATTGCACATGCATGTTTATTGTGACTT
The Panicum hallii strain FIL2 chromosome 6, PHallii_v3.1, whole genome shotgun sequence genome window above contains:
- the LOC112898546 gene encoding ultraviolet-B receptor UVR8-like; translation: MAPPPRATTVLAWGSGEDGQLGMGGNEEKDWAHCVEALEPYNVTAVVAGSRNSLAICDDGRLFTWGWNQRGTLGHPPETKTESSPGPVDALAGVRIVQAAIGGWHCLAVDDKGRAYAWGGNEYGQCGEEPERKEDGTRALRRDIPTPQRCAPKLKVRQVAAGGTHSVVLTQEGHVWTWGQPWPPGDIKQISTPVRVQGLQKVRVIAVGAFHNLALTDDGILWAWGNNEYGQLGTGDTQPRSQPIRVEGLSDLLLVDIAAGGWHSTALTNEGEVYAWGRGEHGRLGFGDDKSSHMVPLKVELLAGEDIVQVSCGGTHSVALTRDGRMFSYGRGDHGRLGYGRKVTTGHPLEVPIDLPQPKTSTSSDGQWQAKYVACGGRHTLTIAEWNEAND